Proteins from one Armatimonadota bacterium genomic window:
- the ftsH gene encoding ATP-dependent zinc metalloprotease FtsH, with product MNRYIKNIAVFVFIALIIMLLMGRNPLRQSLTPTKTVDYSTAWKQVSDGIVKTGRFNKDKFEYQTKNGKKYVTDLDPSAPEQRSKFQDHLLKYNVNFKNEPPFISDGIMSLLYTILPLGFIVVLWMLFMRQAQAGGNQAMSFGRSRAKRLNENVPKVTFEDVAGVEEAKQELEEVVEFLKNAKKFQALGAKIPKGVLLLGPPGCGKTLLARAIAGEAGVPFFHISGSDFVEMFVGVGASRVRDLFDTAKANRPSLIFIDEIDAVGRQRGAGLGGGHDEREQTLNQLLVEMDGFDPNSGVIMIAATNRPDVLDPALLRPGRFDRRVVVDNPDATGREAILNVHIKGKPLADDVNINSLARRTPGFSGADLANLVNEAALLAARREQTKIFMADFEDSVDRVIAGPERKSRLISDKEKEMVAYHEVGHAIVGELLPNADPVHKVSILPRGMALGYTMMMPAEDKYLTTKSELLDDVAGLLGGRVAEEIVFDEMSTGAHNDLERATETVRAMVCEYGMSDTIGPLTVGKRHGNPFLGRDVMEDRNYSEEIAQRIDKEIRTTMDAAYERARNILMENRDKMDSIVKVLLEKETLEREEFEALMEGATLAEKHEEPPTASTPLEPDIPVDEKVERKPETKPRLEPGVA from the coding sequence GTGAACCGATACATTAAAAACATAGCTGTATTTGTATTCATAGCACTCATAATCATGCTCCTTATGGGACGAAATCCGCTACGTCAGTCCCTCACCCCTACAAAGACGGTCGACTATTCCACTGCCTGGAAGCAGGTTTCCGACGGCATAGTCAAGACGGGCAGGTTCAATAAGGACAAGTTTGAATATCAGACAAAAAATGGCAAAAAATATGTTACCGATCTTGACCCAAGCGCTCCTGAACAGCGTTCCAAGTTTCAAGATCACCTGTTGAAATACAACGTTAACTTCAAAAATGAACCGCCATTCATATCCGACGGCATTATGTCTCTTTTATACACGATATTGCCGCTGGGCTTCATCGTAGTGCTGTGGATGCTGTTTATGAGGCAAGCTCAGGCGGGCGGAAACCAGGCGATGTCGTTTGGGCGAAGCCGGGCAAAACGGCTCAATGAGAATGTCCCGAAGGTCACTTTCGAGGACGTAGCCGGGGTCGAAGAGGCCAAACAAGAACTCGAAGAGGTTGTCGAGTTCCTCAAAAACGCAAAAAAATTCCAGGCTCTGGGCGCTAAAATTCCCAAGGGCGTGCTGCTGCTGGGACCTCCAGGATGCGGCAAAACGCTGCTGGCCCGCGCAATTGCAGGCGAGGCCGGTGTGCCGTTCTTCCATATCAGCGGATCGGACTTCGTTGAGATGTTCGTCGGTGTGGGCGCTTCCCGTGTAAGGGACCTCTTTGACACCGCCAAGGCAAACCGCCCGAGCTTGATCTTTATCGATGAGATCGACGCAGTGGGCCGCCAGCGAGGCGCAGGTCTCGGCGGAGGCCATGACGAGCGCGAGCAGACCTTAAACCAGCTCCTGGTCGAGATGGACGGTTTCGACCCGAACTCGGGCGTCATCATGATCGCCGCGACCAACCGGCCTGACGTGCTCGACCCGGCGCTGCTGAGGCCCGGCCGATTCGACCGCCGCGTGGTTGTCGACAACCCCGACGCCACAGGTCGTGAAGCCATTCTCAACGTGCACATTAAAGGCAAGCCGCTGGCCGATGATGTCAATATCAACAGCCTCGCCCGCAGGACTCCAGGCTTTTCCGGTGCTGACCTTGCCAACCTGGTCAATGAAGCTGCCCTGCTTGCCGCAAGGCGTGAGCAGACCAAGATATTCATGGCCGATTTCGAGGACTCCGTCGACCGCGTAATAGCCGGTCCCGAGCGCAAGAGCCGCCTGATCAGCGACAAAGAAAAAGAAATGGTGGCCTATCATGAAGTGGGTCATGCGATAGTAGGCGAGCTTTTGCCGAATGCCGATCCGGTGCATAAGGTCTCCATCCTGCCCAGAGGCATGGCTCTCGGCTATACCATGATGATGCCGGCTGAGGACAAATATCTGACCACCAAGAGCGAGCTTTTGGACGATGTCGCGGGTCTGCTTGGCGGACGTGTTGCCGAGGAGATCGTCTTTGACGAGATGTCCACCGGCGCGCATAACGATCTTGAGCGCGCCACCGAGACCGTCCGCGCCATGGTCTGCGAATATGGTATGAGCGATACGATCGGGCCGCTCACAGTCGGCAAGCGTCATGGCAATCCGTTCCTAGGCAGAGATGTCATGGAGGACCGTAACTACAGCGAGGAGATTGCTCAGCGCATAGATAAAGAAATCCGAACCACCATGGACGCTGCCTATGAGCGCGCGCGCAATATCCTCATGGAGAACCGTGATAAGATGGACTCCATAGTCAAGGTTCTTCTGGAAAAAGAGACTCTGGAGCGCGAGGAGTTCGAGGCCCTGATGGAGGGCGCTACCCTTGCCGAAAAGCATGAGGAGCCGCCTACAGCCTCCACTCCATTGGAACCCGACATCCCGGTCGATGAGAAAGTCGAGCGCAAGCCTGAGACCAAACCCAGGCTGGAACCGGGCGTAGCCTAA